The following are from one region of the Marinomonas sp. CT5 genome:
- a CDS encoding NAD-dependent phenylacetaldehyde dehydrogenase, with translation MSDISLLDATQAFLKQDHGQFINGQKNASGDSTFNVINPSTEAVIANIHSATTQEVDTAIESSYQAFKGAWGKTSPYTRGVVLNKLADLIEQNGEEIAQLETLCSGKSIHLSRMFEVQQSAMFLRYFAGWSTKINGETMTPSFPSMQGEEYSAFTRREAIGVVAGILPWNFSVMIACWKIGAALCTGCTIVLKPSEFTPLTILRIAELAKEAGVPDGVLNIVNGKGDVGGQLIQHPKVRKVSFTGSVATGKKISAAASADLTRCTLELGGKNTAAILKDADIDRVVGGLFQLGYIHQGQVCAAPERVYVHSSRIDELTTKLAQTLSEAKIGSPLDESVYFGPLSNEPQFNKVCEYLEVAHKESRVLHGGKAISGKGFFVEPTIVQASSVDETLMQEETFGPIISFMPYEDEEELIDLINNTPFGLSSSIWTNNLSQAMRMIPKIESGTVWVNMHSILDPSVPFGGTKQSGVGREFGREFINDYTEVKSVIMCY, from the coding sequence ATGTCCGACATTTCATTATTAGACGCCACACAAGCTTTTTTGAAACAAGACCATGGCCAATTCATTAATGGTCAAAAAAACGCCTCTGGCGATAGCACCTTTAATGTTATTAACCCTTCTACAGAAGCCGTTATTGCTAACATCCACAGTGCAACCACTCAAGAGGTCGACACTGCAATCGAGTCCTCCTATCAAGCCTTTAAAGGCGCTTGGGGGAAAACATCACCTTATACTCGCGGTGTTGTGCTCAATAAATTGGCGGATTTGATTGAGCAAAATGGGGAAGAAATTGCTCAACTAGAAACCTTGTGCAGTGGTAAATCTATCCACCTTTCACGCATGTTTGAAGTACAACAAAGTGCGATGTTTTTACGCTACTTCGCAGGTTGGAGCACTAAAATAAATGGTGAAACCATGACGCCTTCATTCCCTTCTATGCAAGGTGAAGAATACAGTGCTTTCACTCGCAGAGAAGCCATTGGCGTTGTCGCCGGTATTTTACCTTGGAATTTCTCAGTGATGATTGCCTGCTGGAAGATCGGTGCGGCACTTTGCACGGGTTGTACTATTGTCCTTAAACCAAGTGAGTTCACACCGCTGACTATTTTACGCATTGCTGAGCTAGCAAAAGAAGCGGGCGTACCAGATGGTGTTCTAAACATAGTCAATGGCAAAGGCGATGTGGGTGGTCAGCTTATTCAGCACCCTAAAGTACGCAAAGTCTCATTTACCGGCTCAGTCGCGACCGGCAAGAAAATTAGCGCAGCCGCTTCCGCTGACTTAACTCGCTGCACGTTAGAATTAGGTGGTAAAAACACCGCGGCAATTTTAAAAGACGCGGATATTGATCGGGTTGTGGGCGGGCTTTTTCAGTTAGGTTACATTCACCAGGGTCAAGTCTGTGCCGCACCAGAACGTGTTTATGTACACTCCTCTCGCATTGACGAATTAACCACTAAACTCGCGCAAACGTTAAGCGAGGCCAAAATTGGCTCCCCACTTGATGAAAGCGTTTATTTCGGCCCTCTCTCTAACGAACCGCAATTCAATAAAGTATGCGAATACTTAGAGGTTGCTCACAAAGAAAGCCGCGTGTTACACGGTGGTAAAGCCATTTCGGGGAAAGGTTTCTTTGTGGAACCCACGATAGTGCAAGCGTCCAGTGTCGATGAAACGCTCATGCAAGAAGAGACATTTGGCCCCATTATCAGCTTTATGCCTTATGAAGACGAAGAAGAGCTTATTGATTTAATCAATAACACGCCATTTGGCTTAAGCAGCAGTATCTGGACCAACAACTTATCTCAAGCCATGCGAATGATACCGAAAATTGAATCTGGTACAGTTTGGGTCAATATGCACTCTATTCTTGACCCTTCTGTACCATTTGGGGGCACAAAACAATCTGGTGTCGGCCGAGAGTTTGGTCGTGAGTTCATCAATGACTATACCGAAGTCAAATCCGTCATTATGTGCTACTAA
- a CDS encoding methyl-accepting chemotaxis protein: MFNNNKKRIAELEKELAESHKQNRLLENEIHSIRTQKTEQVVHDSSLDNQTLVLISNQKSIIDTTLAEINKISDELFEPMSASEGTNESIEQNTLQIQNLTEKMTETALKAQQSQAEINALKDITGEIKGFIETIQSISGQTNLLALNAAIEAARAGEHGRGFAVVADEVRSLANKAQQSSENISTLVIRIDDRTSQVGQQIEKLRLSVEETHSSFLDLKASFSNTAINTKSLMTSGYLSMAFAHTSSSILELNQWKSNCLINLLENNTNSNDNNLLDTHFADWYYKGTDNEFDFRSNQSFMEIHEKMENIKKIMAALTEDKELPLDKIIEADQEVTKEIASIKSCMDSVQSYLFDKIM, translated from the coding sequence ATGTTTAATAATAATAAAAAACGCATTGCAGAATTAGAAAAAGAGTTAGCAGAGTCGCACAAGCAGAATAGGCTGTTAGAAAACGAAATTCATTCAATACGCACACAGAAAACAGAACAGGTCGTTCATGACAGTTCCCTTGATAACCAAACCCTTGTACTCATAAGTAACCAAAAATCGATCATTGACACCACATTAGCTGAAATCAACAAGATCTCAGATGAATTGTTTGAACCTATGAGTGCTTCTGAAGGCACTAATGAAAGCATCGAACAAAATACCCTACAGATTCAAAACCTCACGGAGAAAATGACAGAAACGGCTCTTAAAGCCCAACAGAGTCAAGCAGAAATTAACGCCTTGAAAGACATCACAGGCGAAATAAAAGGCTTCATTGAGACCATACAAAGCATTTCAGGACAAACCAATTTACTCGCTCTAAATGCCGCTATTGAAGCAGCACGAGCCGGTGAACATGGTCGCGGATTTGCCGTGGTCGCCGACGAAGTTCGATCGCTTGCCAATAAAGCCCAACAATCTAGCGAAAACATTTCCACTCTGGTGATTCGAATTGATGATCGAACCTCTCAAGTTGGTCAACAAATAGAGAAATTACGTCTTTCTGTAGAAGAAACGCATTCCAGCTTCCTAGACTTAAAGGCATCTTTTTCAAACACGGCCATCAATACAAAAAGCCTCATGACATCGGGTTATCTTTCGATGGCATTTGCCCATACCTCTTCCTCCATCCTTGAACTCAATCAGTGGAAATCAAACTGCCTAATCAACCTCTTAGAAAACAACACAAACTCTAATGATAACAATTTGTTAGATACGCATTTTGCAGACTGGTACTACAAAGGTACTGACAACGAGTTTGATTTTAGGTCCAATCAGAGCTTTATGGAAATCCATGAAAAAATGGAAAATATCAAAAAAATTATGGCCGCGTTAACAGAGGATAAGGAATTGCCCTTGGATAAAATTATCGAGGCAGATCAAGAAGTAACAAAAGAAATAGCGAGCATTAAAAGCTGTATGGATTCTGTGCAAAGTTACCTTTTCGATAAAATCATGTAA
- a CDS encoding LysE family translocator has translation MTFSVWLAIAPLLMLLSLGPGPNNFTAMHNGIQVGATNAVIAVVGRNLAFGILMLISALGLGAIIVSSTFWFSVIKWFGVAYLFYVGIKTWRSAAIVLEEHESEVGTKAKRDHLARMRQEFLVAIGNPKAVLLFTAIFPQMLDLNQPVPMQFFWMGLTFCCTEFIAAYVYAMSGKQIRRLIRSSKGMKNLNRGMGSVFVLASAFLATATRS, from the coding sequence ATGACATTTAGTGTTTGGTTAGCTATCGCGCCCTTGTTAATGTTGCTGTCTTTAGGGCCAGGCCCAAATAATTTTACTGCTATGCATAATGGAATCCAGGTTGGGGCAACGAATGCCGTGATCGCTGTTGTTGGACGAAATCTGGCTTTTGGCATCTTGATGTTAATTTCTGCGCTAGGTTTAGGGGCCATTATCGTTTCTTCTACCTTTTGGTTTAGTGTGATTAAGTGGTTTGGTGTCGCTTATTTGTTTTATGTTGGTATTAAAACATGGCGCAGTGCCGCTATTGTTCTTGAAGAGCATGAAAGTGAAGTGGGGACTAAAGCTAAGCGAGATCATCTAGCGAGAATGCGCCAAGAGTTTTTAGTGGCAATTGGTAACCCTAAAGCCGTATTACTTTTTACAGCTATTTTTCCTCAGATGCTTGATCTTAATCAGCCTGTACCTATGCAGTTTTTCTGGATGGGATTAACGTTTTGCTGTACGGAGTTTATTGCGGCTTATGTTTATGCCATGAGTGGTAAGCAAATTCGCCGCTTGATTCGAAGTTCTAAAGGAATGAAAAACCTTAATCGCGGTATGGGCAGTGTGTTTGTTTTGGCGAGTGCTTTTCTTGCAACGGCGACACGTTCTTAA
- a CDS encoding AraC family transcriptional regulator gives MNSIHEEFSIANIRSKQPWFVFCSAGEYSVKISRVPFISHFYSFEAQTSVDVINAIPDGCIDILFDCDSTKPSAIVCGTTLEAQSVDFINKHRYFGVRMSPASIPSFLDISASELVNQRPNFNEATHKISDLFEKIVSQDSFTNQVTIFSDFLIKYGIRKHSALTQQVIAHIFHLKGNVQIQNIEALTGYTSRTIQRQFISDTGITPKAFCRIVRCQYALYNINLNTQIKPSDIAYNLGFNDQSHFSREFKSLLNTTPNSYINHLKNSAYIEKIRFH, from the coding sequence ATGAACAGCATACATGAAGAATTTAGCATTGCGAATATTCGGTCTAAACAGCCCTGGTTTGTATTTTGTTCAGCTGGAGAGTATTCGGTGAAAATTTCACGAGTACCCTTTATATCTCATTTCTACAGCTTTGAAGCACAAACATCAGTGGATGTGATTAATGCCATCCCAGATGGCTGTATTGATATTTTATTCGATTGCGACAGCACAAAACCGTCGGCTATCGTTTGTGGCACAACACTCGAAGCACAAAGTGTCGACTTTATTAATAAACATCGCTACTTTGGCGTTAGAATGTCGCCCGCCTCCATTCCAAGTTTTCTTGATATTTCCGCTTCAGAATTAGTTAACCAAAGACCTAACTTTAATGAGGCTACCCATAAAATAAGTGATCTATTTGAAAAAATAGTGAGTCAGGATTCCTTTACGAATCAGGTGACAATTTTTTCAGACTTCCTCATTAAATATGGAATCAGAAAACACTCTGCCCTCACTCAACAAGTGATAGCTCATATTTTCCATTTAAAAGGCAACGTGCAGATACAAAATATTGAGGCACTTACTGGCTACACAAGCCGAACCATTCAACGGCAATTTATCAGTGATACAGGCATCACACCAAAAGCTTTCTGCCGCATTGTTCGTTGCCAGTATGCTCTTTACAACATCAACCTAAACACCCAAATAAAACCATCTGATATAGCCTACAACCTTGGTTTCAATGATCAATCTCACTTCTCGCGAGAATTCAAATCATTACTTAACACCACACCAAACAGCTATATCAATCATTTAAAAAACAGCGCTTACATAGAGAAAATCCGTTTCCATTAA
- a CDS encoding RidA family protein: MTSLKKVKTGSKFEEIGSYSRVVAVDNWIYVSNTAGRSPETKEIPEDIIEQTGQVFKNIEAALASVDSCLGDVVMSRVFIQNPEDTHAVMTYIGSKFKGIDPATTVTCPPLGSNVYKVEIEVTAYRNASTMDVEQITISQ, encoded by the coding sequence ATGACAAGCTTAAAGAAAGTAAAAACTGGCTCAAAATTCGAAGAAATTGGCAGCTACTCCCGTGTTGTTGCGGTTGATAATTGGATCTATGTTTCCAACACGGCAGGACGCAGTCCAGAAACAAAGGAAATTCCAGAAGACATTATTGAGCAGACTGGGCAAGTATTTAAAAACATCGAAGCGGCTTTAGCCTCTGTTGATTCTTGCCTAGGCGATGTGGTGATGTCTCGTGTTTTCATCCAAAACCCAGAAGACACGCACGCGGTGATGACTTACATTGGCTCTAAATTCAAAGGCATTGACCCTGCTACAACCGTTACTTGTCCGCCTTTAGGCTCAAACGTTTATAAAGTAGAAATCGAAGTAACGGCTTATCGCAATGCATCAACGATGGATGTTGAGCAGATAACAATTTCTCAATAG
- the feaR gene encoding transcriptional regulator FeaR, protein MLDLDRWEHSVHSICGNFDTQPHRNIPFIGNMRLDNHNGLGVAHIETNAEKIIRSKSTCQDDKHYFVILQKKGTMGFSWSDNKDLLLPGEIALIDSSLPYDMHPQGLIQQMSVHLPKAYVDSLCSTHAQHRITKIAQNRSSSQMLLTMLRQLANTDDQTPSFQEDGEALQYAISALIKPSLEHTNNDSTSSMKERAKQHILRLLTEESLSPDHIAKAMNMSKRSLYRLFSEENFSIAQFILQMRIEKCCEDMLTADAMKQPLSITEVAYRWGFSDASQLSRAFKRVKGMSPSQWRHSQS, encoded by the coding sequence ATGCTCGACTTAGATCGCTGGGAACATTCTGTCCATTCTATTTGTGGCAACTTTGACACTCAGCCACATCGCAACATCCCTTTTATCGGCAATATGAGACTGGATAATCATAACGGTTTAGGTGTTGCTCATATCGAAACGAACGCAGAAAAGATAATCCGTTCTAAATCTACCTGCCAAGACGACAAACACTATTTTGTCATCCTTCAAAAAAAAGGCACTATGGGCTTTTCTTGGTCAGATAATAAAGACCTCTTGTTACCAGGCGAAATCGCCCTTATCGATTCATCTTTGCCTTACGACATGCACCCCCAAGGGCTAATACAACAAATGTCCGTACACTTACCAAAAGCTTATGTTGATAGCTTATGCTCTACACACGCACAACACAGAATAACCAAAATTGCTCAGAACCGTTCCAGCAGTCAAATGCTGCTGACCATGCTACGTCAATTGGCCAATACCGATGACCAAACTCCCTCTTTTCAGGAAGATGGTGAAGCGCTGCAATACGCCATTAGTGCGCTAATCAAACCTTCTCTTGAGCATACGAATAATGATTCAACCTCTTCGATGAAAGAGCGAGCTAAACAACACATATTGCGCCTTTTAACAGAAGAGAGCCTGAGCCCAGACCATATAGCAAAAGCCATGAATATGTCGAAAAGATCCCTTTACCGACTCTTTTCAGAAGAAAATTTCAGCATAGCTCAATTTATTTTACAAATGCGCATTGAAAAATGCTGTGAAGACATGCTGACGGCGGATGCAATGAAACAACCATTATCGATAACAGAAGTGGCTTATCGCTGGGGCTTTTCAGACGCATCACAACTGTCGCGAGCCTTTAAACGAGTAAAAGGGATGTCTCCAAGTCAGTGGCGACACAGCCAATCCTAA
- a CDS encoding tyramine oxidase subunit B, whose product MTDSTKIDFIYLSEPDMIKAGVTDMAGCVDTMEEMFQLLYKGDYRMAGPNSDSHGAMITFPEEPEFETMPKHSPDRRLMAMPAYLGGNFQTCGVKWYGSNIANREKGLPRSILMFTLNDADTGAPLAHMSANLLSAYRTGAVPGVGARHLARKDSKVIGLLGPGVMGKTSVAAFMAVCPNLDTIKIKGRSQKSLDNFITWLKDTYPQISNIHIVDTLEDVVRDADIVTYCNSGETGDVSAYPEVKREWVKPGAYLSMPAYCRLDEAMEQDDVRKVVDNPGLYEAWFEEVPKPAHKYIPVIGVRFMDMIAAGEMTADQLEDLGKITAGDAPGRTNEEEIIILSVGGLPVEDVAWGTQIYRNALANNIGVKLNLWETPELF is encoded by the coding sequence ATGACTGACTCTACAAAAATCGATTTTATCTACCTTTCTGAACCAGACATGATTAAAGCTGGTGTAACCGATATGGCAGGCTGTGTTGACACCATGGAAGAGATGTTTCAACTTCTCTACAAAGGCGATTACCGTATGGCGGGTCCAAACAGTGACTCACATGGGGCAATGATCACCTTCCCTGAAGAGCCTGAATTTGAAACCATGCCAAAGCACTCGCCTGATCGCCGGTTAATGGCAATGCCAGCGTATTTAGGCGGTAACTTTCAAACATGTGGTGTGAAATGGTATGGCTCCAACATTGCCAACCGTGAAAAAGGCTTACCTCGTTCTATCTTGATGTTTACCTTGAACGATGCTGACACTGGCGCGCCTTTAGCTCACATGTCTGCAAACTTACTGTCTGCTTACCGTACTGGTGCCGTTCCTGGTGTGGGTGCTCGTCACTTGGCTCGTAAAGATTCCAAAGTCATCGGTTTGCTTGGCCCAGGTGTAATGGGCAAAACATCCGTCGCGGCTTTTATGGCGGTATGCCCTAATCTGGATACCATTAAAATCAAAGGCCGTAGCCAAAAAAGTCTTGATAATTTCATTACTTGGTTAAAAGACACCTATCCACAAATCTCTAACATTCATATCGTTGACACACTAGAAGATGTCGTACGCGATGCAGACATCGTGACTTACTGTAACTCTGGTGAAACGGGTGATGTGTCCGCCTACCCTGAAGTAAAACGCGAATGGGTTAAACCGGGCGCTTACCTTTCAATGCCTGCTTACTGTCGTCTCGATGAGGCAATGGAACAAGACGATGTCAGAAAAGTGGTGGATAACCCTGGTCTATACGAAGCATGGTTTGAAGAAGTGCCTAAACCAGCACATAAATATATCCCAGTCATTGGTGTGCGCTTTATGGACATGATTGCCGCAGGCGAAATGACCGCAGACCAACTTGAAGACCTTGGCAAAATTACCGCAGGTGATGCACCTGGCCGCACAAATGAAGAAGAAATCATCATTCTATCCGTAGGTGGCCTACCTGTTGAAGATGTTGCTTGGGGTACACAAATTTACCGTAATGCCTTAGCAAACAACATTGGCGTGAAATTAAATCTCTGGGAAACACCAGAATTATTCTAA
- a CDS encoding FAD-binding oxidoreductase, with translation MTITLEKFDTPNDLPTSTTVVIIGGGIVGVTAALTLAERNVPVVLIEKGHIAGEQSSRNLGWIRKTSRHFEDVPMAMAADKLWKDMPNRVGHDLGYKQEGILFLASSDEQMSMHENWLKSVESLDLDSRMLTPKEIDDKVPGGKGNWKGGIYTPSDGRAEPSIAASTIAKAAIAKGAIIVQDCAVRMLSTSGGKVSGVVTEKGEIRCEQVLLASGAWSRRFLGNHGITLPTLPLICSVMRTKPMEGPTDIAVGGPDFSFRKHKDGGFIVTQRGALDAPITLDHLTIGWRYLSQLRAQRSFLRISFGSHFFKDLAMKRKWHAESKTPFEDIRTLNPKHNPSLNNEAMTNLRNAWPVFNQAEQEEAWAGVIDITPDSNPVIDRVADLPGLTIATGFSGHGFGTGPAAGQLAADIVLNSSPLIDPRPYRFDRL, from the coding sequence ATGACAATCACTCTCGAAAAATTCGATACGCCAAACGACCTTCCAACCTCAACAACCGTTGTCATCATCGGTGGCGGGATTGTTGGCGTCACAGCAGCATTAACCCTAGCTGAGCGAAATGTCCCGGTCGTTCTAATCGAAAAAGGACATATTGCCGGCGAGCAATCTTCTAGAAATTTGGGTTGGATACGCAAGACCAGCCGTCATTTTGAAGATGTCCCTATGGCCATGGCGGCGGATAAATTATGGAAAGACATGCCCAATCGTGTTGGCCATGATTTAGGCTATAAACAAGAAGGCATACTCTTTCTAGCCAGCTCTGATGAACAAATGAGCATGCATGAAAATTGGCTTAAATCCGTCGAATCCTTAGATCTTGACTCTAGAATGCTAACGCCGAAAGAAATTGACGATAAGGTTCCTGGCGGAAAAGGCAATTGGAAAGGTGGTATCTATACACCGTCTGATGGTCGTGCAGAGCCATCAATTGCCGCCTCAACCATTGCCAAAGCCGCCATCGCTAAAGGCGCTATTATTGTCCAAGATTGCGCGGTTCGAATGCTCTCTACGTCGGGAGGCAAAGTCAGCGGAGTTGTCACTGAAAAAGGTGAAATTCGTTGCGAACAAGTACTGCTTGCGAGCGGCGCTTGGTCAAGACGCTTTTTAGGAAACCACGGTATAACACTACCTACTCTTCCTTTAATTTGTTCTGTAATGCGTACCAAGCCAATGGAAGGACCAACGGATATTGCGGTTGGCGGCCCTGACTTTTCATTCAGAAAACATAAAGATGGTGGCTTCATTGTGACCCAACGTGGCGCCTTAGATGCACCAATTACCCTTGATCATCTCACCATCGGTTGGCGTTATTTATCACAGCTACGTGCTCAACGAAGCTTTTTACGCATTTCATTCGGAAGCCATTTCTTTAAAGACCTTGCCATGAAACGAAAATGGCACGCTGAAAGTAAAACGCCTTTCGAAGATATCAGAACGTTAAACCCTAAACACAACCCGAGTTTAAACAACGAAGCGATGACCAACCTACGGAATGCATGGCCAGTTTTCAATCAAGCAGAACAGGAAGAAGCATGGGCGGGTGTCATTGACATTACTCCTGACTCAAATCCTGTGATTGATCGTGTCGCCGACCTTCCTGGACTGACTATAGCCACCGGCTTTTCAGGCCATGGTTTTGGTACAGGCCCAGCAGCAGGACAGTTAGCCGCGGACATTGTTTTAAATTCAAGCCCCCTTATCGATCCACGACCATATCGGTTCGATCGTCTTTAA
- a CDS encoding APC family permease — MSENNKSNEAYLSGTKKLGLISMMGICIGLVIAQGGMISGLQGIGIGGTTFVAALLAAFLIAQFNAMSFAELSLMFPQEGTLATYTQKAIGHFPAIVAVFSGYVIVATLAVPVELFLVDAMLGQLFPSGYIEKSAPILILVVLTITNLVGADVFSRVQNLLAFALISALIILGLAAVTGASEPHPQLTGGTVNWGMGGVMDGSFIGLIALAMWLMVGVEFICPMVNEVKNPEKNIPRAMHWSLLLILAVFLLFIYGASLYMDAAALTSSPIPYLDYAQAVFGKSGLLIATIIGLTAACSSVNTLLAAIPRMLHGMAMQKQVFPQLKSLNRYNTPWVGIIMLAVFMAIPYLAFSIDYLITLVIAATTSWLLAYIVTHINVMVLRHRYPDFKRPYKTPFYPLPQIIGIIAMIYVALNNSPSPEMTNTVFSITGSMLLVVGIIAALWVKLYMKRGLFEPDMD; from the coding sequence ATGAGCGAAAATAATAAATCAAATGAAGCTTATCTATCCGGTACCAAAAAACTCGGCTTAATTAGTATGATGGGCATCTGCATTGGGCTAGTAATAGCCCAAGGCGGTATGATCTCTGGCCTACAGGGTATTGGTATTGGTGGAACCACTTTTGTCGCCGCATTGTTAGCCGCGTTTCTGATTGCGCAGTTTAACGCTATGAGCTTTGCCGAATTGTCCTTGATGTTTCCACAAGAAGGTACTCTTGCGACCTATACCCAAAAGGCTATAGGTCACTTCCCTGCCATCGTCGCGGTGTTTTCCGGTTATGTCATTGTGGCCACACTGGCTGTCCCTGTTGAATTATTCCTTGTCGATGCCATGCTTGGACAATTATTTCCGAGTGGATACATAGAAAAATCCGCACCGATACTCATCCTAGTGGTACTCACCATTACCAACTTAGTCGGTGCAGATGTATTTTCCCGTGTACAAAACTTGCTCGCGTTCGCTTTGATCAGCGCGCTTATCATTCTTGGTCTTGCTGCCGTCACTGGCGCGAGTGAACCGCATCCACAGCTTACTGGCGGAACAGTAAATTGGGGAATGGGCGGTGTCATGGATGGTAGCTTTATTGGCCTAATTGCTCTGGCGATGTGGTTGATGGTAGGCGTTGAATTCATTTGCCCAATGGTCAATGAAGTTAAAAATCCAGAAAAGAATATTCCTCGTGCAATGCACTGGTCACTATTGTTAATTTTGGCGGTGTTCTTATTGTTCATCTATGGCGCAAGTCTATATATGGACGCTGCGGCACTAACCTCTTCACCAATTCCATACCTAGACTATGCTCAAGCCGTATTTGGTAAAAGCGGGCTATTGATTGCGACTATCATCGGTTTAACAGCGGCTTGTAGCTCCGTGAACACCTTGCTAGCCGCTATTCCAAGAATGCTGCACGGTATGGCGATGCAAAAGCAGGTATTTCCACAACTAAAGTCTCTTAATCGATACAACACGCCTTGGGTTGGCATCATCATGCTAGCGGTATTCATGGCGATTCCATACTTGGCATTCAGCATTGATTACCTAATCACCCTAGTGATTGCAGCAACAACAAGCTGGTTATTGGCTTACATTGTGACGCACATTAACGTTATGGTGCTTCGTCATCGCTACCCTGACTTTAAGCGTCCTTATAAAACGCCTTTCTACCCATTGCCACAAATCATCGGCATTATCGCAATGATTTATGTTGCTCTAAACAATTCACCTTCTCCTGAAATGACAAACACGGTCTTTTCTATCACCGGTAGCATGCTGTTAGTGGTAGGCATCATTGCCGCTTTATGGGTAAAACTGTATATGAAACGCGGTTTGTTTGAGCCAGATATGGATTAA
- a CDS encoding GMC family oxidoreductase N-terminal domain-containing protein: MKEFDYIIAGAGSAGCVVAARLIEANAGSVLLLEAGEKDSSLFHKIPATVVKVFQQKSWPYMTVPQTECDNREMLIAQGKVLGGGSSVNGMIYIRGQKQDYDDWKAIWGCEGWGYEDVLPFFKRAEANESLGDKYHGETGAVPVSENRYRHPLTQACIRACQQMGLPYTNDFNGASQEGTGFYQTTTKNGERASTSQTYLKSVINNPNLTVMTDALVHKVNIEGDVASGVVYSIKGGEAITAKARKEVIISSGAFGSPKILMLSGIGPVEHLKAMGIEPKIDLPVGKNFHDHQHMSINATTKEDISIFNEDKGLSAVKHMMQWMTTRSGLLTSNILEGGAFIDSENVGRPDIQFHFLPLLDNFDNTPGEKPEAEGHGVSIKVGHLRSKSRGEVRLKSNNPSDLVEIDAQILSHPDDVKNQIRAVQMGLKAMEQPALKNIIKKVVEPNNIAIDDTDALETFVRQNIKTVYHPGGTCKLGTSRSDSVTDLELKVHGTKNLRVMDLSICPQIPSGNTNAVAMMIGERGAHFTLHSSN; encoded by the coding sequence ATGAAAGAGTTTGATTACATTATTGCAGGTGCAGGATCAGCGGGTTGTGTGGTTGCAGCACGTCTTATCGAAGCCAACGCTGGATCCGTGCTTCTGCTCGAAGCTGGCGAAAAAGACAGCAGTCTATTTCACAAAATACCCGCCACGGTTGTGAAGGTTTTCCAGCAAAAATCTTGGCCTTATATGACAGTGCCACAAACTGAGTGTGATAACCGTGAAATGCTCATCGCACAAGGTAAAGTATTAGGCGGTGGCAGCTCTGTGAATGGCATGATCTATATTCGCGGTCAAAAACAAGACTACGATGACTGGAAGGCTATCTGGGGATGTGAAGGCTGGGGCTATGAGGATGTATTACCATTTTTTAAACGTGCCGAAGCCAATGAAAGCCTTGGTGACAAGTATCATGGCGAGACGGGGGCCGTTCCCGTCAGTGAAAACAGATATCGTCACCCGTTAACACAAGCTTGCATTCGTGCCTGCCAGCAAATGGGCTTACCTTACACTAATGACTTTAATGGCGCATCTCAAGAAGGCACCGGCTTTTATCAAACCACCACAAAAAATGGCGAACGTGCCAGCACTTCGCAAACCTACCTTAAATCCGTCATTAATAATCCTAACCTCACGGTTATGACCGATGCGCTTGTTCACAAGGTAAATATCGAAGGCGATGTTGCCTCGGGTGTTGTCTATTCAATAAAAGGTGGTGAAGCGATAACCGCAAAAGCGCGTAAAGAAGTCATTATTAGTTCAGGCGCTTTTGGCAGCCCGAAAATTCTTATGCTGTCTGGCATTGGCCCGGTGGAACATCTTAAAGCCATGGGCATTGAACCTAAGATAGACCTTCCTGTGGGTAAGAACTTCCACGACCACCAGCACATGTCGATCAACGCCACGACCAAAGAAGACATCAGTATTTTCAATGAAGATAAAGGCTTATCGGCCGTGAAACATATGATGCAGTGGATGACGACTCGCTCAGGCTTACTCACCAGCAACATTCTGGAAGGCGGTGCCTTTATTGATAGCGAGAATGTGGGTCGCCCTGACATTCAATTCCACTTCCTTCCTCTGCTTGATAATTTTGACAATACTCCTGGTGAAAAGCCCGAAGCAGAAGGTCATGGTGTTTCAATCAAGGTCGGTCATCTACGTTCAAAGTCCCGTGGAGAAGTCCGCCTAAAATCCAATAATCCAAGCGACTTAGTCGAGATTGACGCTCAAATTTTGTCTCACCCTGATGATGTAAAAAATCAAATTCGCGCGGTTCAAATGGGACTAAAAGCCATGGAACAGCCCGCTTTAAAAAACATCATCAAAAAAGTAGTCGAGCCAAATAACATTGCCATCGATGACACAGACGCATTGGAAACCTTTGTACGTCAAAACATCAAAACCGTCTATCACCCTGGCGGGACCTGCAAACTGGGCACGTCTCGAAGTGACTCCGTCACGGATTTAGAACTCAAGGTTCACGGCACCAAAAACCTTCGTGTCATGGATCTCTCTATTTGCCCACAAATACCAAGTGGTAACACCAACGCCGTTGCCATGATGATTGGTGAGCGTGGCGCGCACTTCACACTACATTCTTCCAATTAA